Proteins encoded within one genomic window of Empedobacter falsenii:
- a CDS encoding RteC domain-containing protein encodes MEQIQNEEKKVDLLTRNIIDALYQMITFLQNLLYEVRSTSSKKGFNNQEEEIYFFKKIKPQILGKLIYYNKIYRIETNCPFQEGKMYYNFFSKQLVNLKREFMEHICSSDFYRYYRSGRKDRDETYFKRGNINFHEGLNSVVFEIDPEFSTFYDYKIARIISSELLYSYLITKINPDEDSENGILKSENSQKDLSWTDSKNALIELIYALYASGAISHGKIGIRKLSLVFQILFKIPVGDVHHSFHRMKSRSGSRTIFLDYLKLSLEEYMDREI; translated from the coding sequence TTGGAACAAATACAGAATGAAGAAAAAAAAGTAGATTTATTAACTAGAAATATAATTGATGCTTTATATCAAATGATTACGTTTTTACAGAATTTATTGTATGAAGTTAGGAGCACTTCATCAAAAAAAGGATTTAACAATCAAGAAGAAGAAATATACTTTTTCAAGAAAATTAAACCTCAAATTCTGGGTAAATTAATTTATTACAATAAAATTTATCGAATTGAAACGAACTGTCCTTTTCAAGAAGGTAAAATGTATTACAATTTTTTTTCTAAGCAATTGGTAAATCTCAAACGCGAATTTATGGAACATATATGTAGCTCTGATTTTTACAGGTACTATCGTTCAGGTAGAAAAGATCGAGATGAAACCTATTTTAAGAGAGGAAATATTAATTTTCATGAAGGGCTCAATAGCGTAGTATTTGAAATTGATCCTGAATTCTCAACCTTTTACGATTATAAAATTGCAAGAATTATTTCCTCCGAACTCTTATATTCTTACCTCATAACCAAAATCAATCCAGACGAAGATTCCGAAAATGGAATATTAAAATCTGAAAATTCGCAAAAAGATTTATCCTGGACAGATAGTAAAAACGCACTGATTGAATTAATTTATGCTCTTTATGCATCTGGAGCAATTTCTCATGGTAAAATTGGAATTAGAAAATTAAGTCTAGTTTTTCAAATTTTATTTAAAATTCCAGTGGGTGATGTTCACCATTCCTTTCATCGCATGAAATCAAGAAGCGGTTCGCGTACTATTTTCTTAGATTATCTCAAACTCTCATTAGAAGAATACATGGATAGAGAAATATAA
- a CDS encoding helix-turn-helix domain-containing protein: MNIDRMEFLAWMERLMNRLDLLGENMNDFHKNKTSVDGEELLDNQDVLQMLKISNRSLQRYRSDGRLPYYTISGKLYYKLSDVHAFIRNSFNSSASKRKANE, from the coding sequence ATGAATATTGACCGAATGGAATTTTTAGCGTGGATGGAACGTCTAATGAATCGTCTTGATTTATTGGGAGAAAATATGAATGATTTTCACAAAAATAAAACTTCAGTAGATGGCGAAGAATTATTGGATAATCAGGACGTTTTACAAATGTTGAAGATTAGTAATCGTTCCTTACAGCGATATCGCTCAGATGGGCGGCTTCCTTATTATACCATCAGTGGAAAATTATATTACAAATTATCAGATGTACATGCATTTATTCGAAATAGTTTTAATTCTTCTGCTTCAAAAAGAAAAGCCAATGAATGA
- a CDS encoding DUF3945 domain-containing protein: MSDNSTENVEQSAQISDILLVLDKDKMKIQAVKSLNEKGEMETVDPTKKNENQFLRIDKHGNFLSNFFSNFYSQLKDPTNFLFFKVPDSLAVDKAKEIQNHYKSPQPENEQSLEQYKINPDTHQQKKSKNEDKMETEKTDYRFDPVQIDWDTMKNLGLSQERLEKLNQLDPLLKGYKTNQLIPISINFGSAILRTDVRLSLQQVDDKVVPALHGIRKEPNLNYEFFGHQFTDEDKKNLLSTGNMGRVVDLTNTKTGEKIPSIISVDQLTNELIALKTEFIKIPDEIKGVLLNEEQKQTLKEGKSLYLEGMTSIKGTEFSANVQFNADKRYVEFQFDNKINKVQNIKSNREEFKNFEAPKIFRNKELSEQQYNELKDGKTVFIDGLIDKKGQTYQGYISFNKELGKTQFIFPNQLKEAAQPNEEHKTQVAVNSEGKTNESTKQINKPLESKQQSPKEKQAKNFTESLPKTTKSKSRKV; encoded by the coding sequence ATGAGTGATAATTCAACAGAAAACGTAGAGCAATCAGCACAAATCTCAGATATCCTATTGGTTTTGGATAAGGATAAAATGAAAATTCAAGCAGTAAAAAGTCTTAATGAGAAAGGAGAAATGGAAACTGTAGATCCAACGAAAAAGAATGAAAATCAATTTCTAAGAATTGATAAACATGGTAATTTTTTATCGAACTTCTTTTCAAACTTTTATAGCCAACTAAAGGATCCAACTAATTTCCTTTTTTTCAAAGTACCAGATTCATTAGCAGTTGATAAGGCAAAAGAGATTCAAAATCACTATAAATCTCCACAACCTGAAAATGAGCAAAGTCTCGAACAATATAAAATTAACCCAGACACACATCAACAAAAAAAATCAAAAAACGAAGATAAAATGGAAACAGAAAAAACAGACTATCGTTTTGATCCAGTCCAAATTGATTGGGATACAATGAAAAATTTAGGATTAAGTCAAGAACGATTAGAAAAATTAAATCAATTAGATCCATTATTGAAAGGATATAAAACCAATCAGCTTATCCCAATCAGCATCAATTTTGGTTCAGCAATACTCAGAACAGATGTTAGATTGTCGTTACAACAAGTAGATGATAAAGTTGTACCCGCTTTACATGGTATCCGAAAAGAACCCAATTTAAACTATGAATTTTTTGGACATCAATTTACAGATGAAGATAAGAAAAACCTTTTGAGTACTGGAAATATGGGAAGAGTTGTCGATTTAACGAACACCAAAACAGGAGAGAAAATTCCTTCCATTATCAGTGTAGATCAATTAACAAATGAATTGATTGCCTTAAAAACTGAATTCATTAAAATTCCAGATGAAATAAAAGGAGTTCTATTAAATGAAGAACAAAAACAAACCTTAAAAGAAGGGAAATCGTTGTATTTAGAAGGTATGACTTCTATTAAAGGAACAGAATTTTCAGCAAATGTTCAATTTAATGCAGATAAGCGCTATGTAGAGTTTCAATTTGATAATAAGATTAATAAGGTACAAAATATAAAATCAAATCGAGAAGAATTTAAGAATTTTGAAGCGCCTAAAATTTTTAGAAATAAAGAACTTTCAGAACAACAATATAATGAACTTAAAGATGGAAAAACAGTCTTTATAGATGGTTTAATAGATAAAAAAGGACAGACTTATCAAGGCTACATTTCTTTCAACAAAGAATTAGGAAAAACTCAATTTATATTTCCAAATCAATTAAAAGAGGCTGCACAACCAAATGAAGAACATAAAACGCAAGTTGCTGTAAATTCTGAAGGAAAAACGAATGAATCAACAAAACAAATTAATAAACCTTTGGAATCTAAACAACAATCGCCTAAAGAGAAACAGGCAAAAAATTTTACAGAAAGCCTTCCAAAGACTACTAAATCGAAGAGTCGAAAAGTATAA
- a CDS encoding DNA topoisomerase: MKKELKNQTIVKDEINSVNSVRVEREVFISALTLICQRYLEQVNCKEKNIYVLELLHTKSFIEFKSQLNLEDEKQIKPVLKTIHRIGKAEVIDIKIGNCIEEPPLLFNRIDLQYEVYSKYNISFEETSRITEKLYENQFITNPQTESAFINNQFWTIVPKLIHALNERENYKNITNELRKGSLNKRIVNDEKAKDQHGILITDKIPSALSVKEKIIYNMIVFRFLEAVSQESIKEIVIVNLEILHYEFKAEYCRIVGSGWRSIQGNFSRDLIILPELPSLKLGDELKIKQFSINEKKTKPPKLLDFISLLLEMKALGKDEQNEKVIEELVINNYVRLENRFLIPTEKGLKLFGSVYHHNLPIQIEQSNLLSILICPKCKKAQLAIDDNMIKCTEPVCNWMQYRNICGVQLSIKDTENLINNGATTLIKGFQLKSGKKFNAIIKLNKQGESSFVIEQKK; this comes from the coding sequence ATGAAAAAAGAGTTGAAAAATCAAACTATTGTAAAAGATGAAATTAACTCTGTAAATAGCGTTAGAGTAGAGAGAGAAGTTTTCATTTCAGCTTTGACGCTTATTTGTCAACGATACTTGGAACAGGTTAATTGTAAAGAAAAAAATATTTATGTGTTAGAGTTGTTGCATACCAAATCTTTTATTGAATTTAAAAGCCAATTAAACCTTGAAGATGAAAAGCAAATAAAACCTGTATTAAAAACAATCCATCGAATAGGAAAAGCTGAAGTGATTGATATTAAGATAGGAAATTGTATAGAAGAACCACCTTTATTATTTAATCGTATTGATTTACAATATGAAGTATATTCAAAATATAATATATCTTTTGAGGAAACGTCAAGAATTACCGAGAAACTTTACGAAAACCAATTTATTACAAATCCTCAAACAGAGAGTGCGTTTATTAACAATCAATTTTGGACTATTGTTCCAAAACTCATCCATGCTTTAAATGAAAGAGAAAACTATAAAAATATTACAAATGAACTTAGGAAAGGTAGCCTAAATAAAAGGATTGTAAATGATGAAAAGGCAAAAGATCAGCATGGAATATTAATTACAGATAAAATACCATCTGCATTATCTGTAAAAGAAAAAATCATTTATAATATGATTGTATTTCGATTTTTGGAAGCAGTATCTCAAGAATCTATAAAAGAAATTGTAATAGTTAACTTGGAAATATTACACTATGAATTCAAGGCCGAATATTGTAGAATTGTAGGTAGTGGCTGGCGATCAATACAGGGAAACTTTTCTAGAGATTTAATTATTTTACCAGAATTACCCTCATTAAAATTGGGAGATGAACTAAAAATAAAACAGTTTTCGATAAACGAAAAGAAAACAAAACCTCCAAAATTATTAGATTTCATAAGTTTATTATTAGAGATGAAAGCTTTAGGAAAAGATGAGCAAAACGAAAAAGTTATTGAAGAATTAGTGATCAATAATTATGTTAGATTAGAGAATAGATTCTTAATACCTACAGAAAAAGGATTAAAATTATTTGGTTCAGTTTATCATCATAATTTACCTATTCAAATTGAACAATCTAACTTATTATCAATATTGATCTGTCCTAAATGTAAAAAAGCTCAATTGGCAATCGATGATAATATGATTAAATGTACAGAACCAGTATGTAATTGGATGCAATATAGAAATATTTGCGGTGTGCAACTTTCAATAAAAGATACCGAAAACTTAATCAATAATGGAGCTACAACCTTAATAAAAGGATTTCAACTCAAATCAGGTAAAAAGTTTAATGCAATAATCAAACTCAACAAACAAGGTGAAAGTTCTTTTGTAATAGAACAGAAGAAATAA
- a CDS encoding helix-turn-helix domain-containing protein, whose translation MKTYLQLIIGLILFSLSIENVFATDILSAQTNEYLVQKIDSFQYDKNNPQVWKYLNAYILKAKIRKDNETLFYGYKEGIFYSNDYSNKLKYADSTIVTAQKTQNNDFVIQSYLSKGLIHFQFKKFQPALENYLIAERKLNNKSSEYISYKVIFNLALIKFHLKQFSESDVLFQKCTSYFEKNSSDENHHAYFLNSIYYRTQVLQFQQKYKLASQLNRQGLRLSQQKENTYFIHYFWISTAIDYYFNKNYEKAIYILTKEIHYVNKQEDFYTLSKAYFYLGKSYEKLNQFEKSIEYFEKIDQLFNQYEFLDSEVRPAYKGLIDNSANKNDFQNELYYINQLLKLDSLTQRNIVKITPIIQKEYDEKELLKLKKNVEYKLLLYPVLNGVMILVSSIMAFWIYKRLIKKTSIKKKISVPQPIIDIPPEVVLDITRQLDEFEANQLFLEPTLTLAQLCRSFKTNSAYLSRIINSQKGTNFSNYINQLKVNYILNLLNNSKKFHQHSLRDLAELGGFSSARHFSDAFFQVTSLRPYEYIKQLKNQLNNNN comes from the coding sequence ATGAAAACATATCTACAACTAATAATAGGATTAATATTGTTCAGTTTAAGCATAGAAAATGTTTTCGCAACTGATATTTTGAGTGCTCAAACCAATGAATATCTTGTTCAAAAAATTGATTCCTTTCAATATGATAAAAATAATCCCCAGGTATGGAAGTATCTCAATGCGTATATCTTAAAAGCTAAAATTAGAAAGGATAACGAGACGTTATTTTATGGCTATAAAGAAGGTATTTTTTATTCAAATGATTATTCTAATAAGCTAAAATATGCAGATAGTACGATTGTTACTGCTCAGAAAACACAAAATAATGATTTTGTTATTCAAAGCTACCTTTCGAAGGGATTAATTCATTTTCAATTCAAAAAATTTCAACCAGCTTTAGAAAATTATTTAATTGCTGAAAGGAAATTAAATAACAAATCCTCCGAATATATCTCATATAAAGTAATTTTCAATCTTGCTTTAATAAAATTTCATTTAAAACAATTCAGTGAATCGGATGTATTGTTTCAAAAATGCACCTCCTATTTTGAGAAGAATAGTTCCGATGAAAATCATCATGCTTATTTTTTGAATTCAATTTATTACAGAACTCAAGTTCTTCAATTTCAACAAAAATATAAATTAGCAAGTCAACTTAATCGACAAGGCTTGAGATTGAGTCAACAAAAAGAAAATACATATTTCATTCATTACTTTTGGATTTCTACAGCAATTGATTACTATTTCAATAAAAATTATGAAAAAGCAATCTACATATTAACTAAAGAAATTCATTATGTAAATAAACAAGAGGATTTTTATACATTAAGCAAAGCATATTTCTATCTTGGAAAATCATATGAGAAATTAAATCAATTTGAAAAATCCATTGAATATTTTGAAAAAATAGATCAACTTTTTAATCAATATGAATTTTTGGACAGTGAAGTTCGCCCTGCATATAAGGGTTTAATAGATAATTCTGCAAATAAAAATGATTTTCAAAATGAGCTTTATTATATCAATCAATTGCTTAAATTAGATAGTCTTACTCAACGAAATATCGTAAAAATAACTCCAATAATTCAAAAAGAATATGATGAAAAAGAATTATTGAAATTAAAGAAAAATGTAGAATACAAACTTCTTTTATATCCAGTTTTAAATGGAGTAATGATTTTAGTAAGTTCAATTATGGCTTTTTGGATTTATAAACGCCTTATTAAGAAAACTTCTATAAAGAAAAAGATATCTGTTCCGCAACCAATAATAGATATTCCACCAGAAGTTGTACTGGATATTACAAGACAATTAGACGAATTTGAAGCCAATCAACTTTTTCTAGAACCTACTTTAACATTAGCACAATTATGCAGATCATTCAAAACTAATTCGGCTTATCTATCAAGGATTATTAATTCACAAAAAGGAACAAATTTTTCAAATTATATCAATCAACTTAAAGTGAATTATATTCTGAACCTTCTTAATAATTCAAAGAAATTTCATCAACATTCTCTTAGAGATTTGGCTGAATTAGGAGGATTTTCTTCTGCTAGGCATTTTTCTGATGCTTTTTTTCAAGTAACTTCGTTACGTCCTTATGAATACATTAAACAATTGAAAAATCAATTGAACAACAATAATTAG
- a CDS encoding MauE/DoxX family redox-associated membrane protein has product MRRYFPFIQSLICYLFIVLFVYAAVSKLIDFETFQTQLGQSPLLASYAIPISYGVIIIELVVALLLMFDRFRKLALQLSLLLMVMFTTYIVIILHFTAFTPCSCGGVLEKMGWTEHLFFNGVFVGLALIGIRIANNSQIWKRYIIQQFFLILIGIVSVTILYGLSEKKSQYNNAFTRKYIPHLAEKQTTLNLESTGYYIAGIDSCYLYLANTETPLFLKRYDYLANQIKDIKLEIDQYNLPYKRVITEVQTSYFYLGDGSVGILFRGKIDDWKAKTISKGDVYYNQFVVADSSKFGIATYSTKVKANVLGLLSEHQLQLNYNSLEKKLDGTFESDGTLLWNSQLKKFIYVYYYKNQYLEFDAELSEMKTGNTIDTISKVQIDVGYYKKTKQYKLGPQTLLVNKLASIYGNQLYISTDRLGNFEQKIEGTSVIDQYDLVNKTYTHSFYLYHSPKKQLRNFTIYKNKIFAIVDHELYIYNKRK; this is encoded by the coding sequence ATGAGAAGATATTTTCCTTTTATCCAATCACTCATCTGCTACCTTTTTATTGTTTTATTTGTCTATGCTGCAGTAAGCAAACTGATTGATTTTGAAACTTTTCAAACGCAATTAGGACAATCGCCCTTATTAGCCAGTTATGCGATTCCTATTTCGTATGGAGTTATAATAATAGAACTGGTGGTTGCACTTCTTTTGATGTTTGACCGATTTAGAAAACTAGCCTTACAACTTTCGCTTTTATTGATGGTGATGTTTACCACCTATATTGTGATTATTCTACATTTCACGGCATTTACACCTTGTTCTTGTGGTGGAGTTTTAGAAAAGATGGGATGGACGGAACATTTGTTTTTTAATGGTGTCTTTGTAGGATTAGCTTTAATTGGCATTAGAATAGCAAACAATTCTCAAATATGGAAACGCTATATCATTCAACAATTCTTTCTTATTTTAATTGGAATTGTTAGTGTAACCATTTTATATGGTTTATCAGAAAAGAAATCTCAGTATAACAATGCGTTTACGCGTAAATACATTCCGCATTTAGCAGAAAAACAAACTACTCTCAATTTAGAATCCACAGGATATTATATAGCAGGTATTGATAGTTGTTATCTCTATTTAGCCAATACAGAAACACCTTTATTTCTTAAAAGGTATGATTATCTGGCTAATCAAATAAAGGATATAAAACTAGAAATTGATCAATATAACCTGCCTTATAAAAGAGTGATTACTGAAGTACAAACATCTTATTTTTATTTAGGAGACGGTTCGGTTGGTATTTTATTTCGAGGTAAAATTGATGATTGGAAAGCAAAGACCATTTCTAAAGGAGATGTATATTATAATCAATTTGTGGTAGCAGATTCTTCTAAGTTTGGAATAGCAACTTATAGTACAAAAGTAAAAGCTAATGTATTGGGATTGTTATCAGAGCATCAACTTCAACTTAACTATAACAGTCTAGAAAAAAAACTTGACGGTACATTTGAGTCAGATGGTACATTACTATGGAATTCCCAATTAAAAAAGTTTATCTACGTCTATTACTACAAAAATCAGTACCTCGAATTTGATGCTGAATTATCTGAAATGAAAACAGGAAATACCATTGATACTATTTCTAAAGTTCAGATCGATGTAGGCTATTATAAAAAAACAAAGCAATATAAGCTAGGTCCACAAACCTTACTTGTAAACAAATTAGCCTCTATTTATGGTAACCAACTCTATATATCGACTGATCGACTAGGCAATTTCGAACAAAAAATAGAAGGTACAAGTGTCATAGATCAATATGATTTGGTGAATAAAACCTATACCCATAGCTTTTACCTCTACCATTCACCCAAAAAGCAACTAAGAAATTTTACCATTTACAAAAACAAAATATTTGCAATTGTAGATCATGAACTTTATATCTATAACAAAAGAAAATAA
- a CDS encoding DUF6520 family protein, with product MKTNFLKKALPIGVGMMAVAFAFATESKTSQNSEEEAMTGYIYNSATNHCDEVKVDCNLTGSIPCTIGEIGNEQDVFELRDSSETSCTIPLYRQ from the coding sequence ATGAAAACAAATTTTCTAAAAAAAGCGCTACCTATTGGGGTAGGAATGATGGCTGTTGCTTTTGCATTTGCCACTGAAAGTAAAACTTCTCAAAATAGTGAAGAAGAAGCTATGACAGGATATATTTACAATTCTGCAACGAATCATTGTGATGAAGTAAAGGTAGATTGTAATTTAACGGGGAGCATACCATGTACTATTGGTGAAATTGGAAATGAACAAGATGTTTTTGAATTGAGAGATTCATCAGAAACATCTTGTACGATTCCTTTATATCGTCAATAA
- a CDS encoding S9 family peptidase → MEKISKIIFLILLGFILSTYNVFGQEINKKKYTHDLDSIWSTNTTIRNISANGNWIETSESFLGKNIIRLFHPSTSNVIERENTKKSLFSNNEHFAILLSENKLEIINLRNSKSVLVLNKPIRKVEFDATNQQLAYLTTDDVLMLFDTKTENYVTKHNVSSFSWSPTSSTLAILSKDGKTVSFYTSKLEAIDQLSSDTGTYIFNDRSPLNNWSKNGQYFSFLEKENEKRKIVRYAFQTKRVNLINVENWLKINPSYHFMDESIRVLADGKYIEFQLNEKSTEDSLKGIEKWSTNDTWDYLKDKRIKIQDAYKRLIWSVGEHNTVMEIKGKQFSLDNHVPFALTFDRKQYEPQYRYFEIADVYLNDYQSKKSYKIIDSLYTNPNFISVSPNGEYIAYFKMNHWNLYDVKKQTYKKLTTVLSQDFYDRTKADTDKPPFDQPYWSEDGKSILLTSTYDLWQFSIDKNEVKQITFGEQKEEYNRLASINLTNSSNRSIDMNKPLIIKLHKDDQSHGIAILKKGKVIHSFSTDAEINQIYSDSNKNKLYYRKAKYNESPSIHELSTNHTTRLVYQSNSKISEYDLGFSKNINYTSINGNVMNGALLYPSQYDSTKTYPMVVYIYENISKKVNDFVIPTLYSKDGFNILNYITKGYFVLLPDIEYKIGNPGSSALVSVENAVKKAVELSTIDQKRIGLIGHSFGGYETAFIATQSKLFRTAIAGAAVTDLVSFYHDISVSFSTNQLWRLESFQFRMGDSFYNLKDQYYKNSPLYHVEKLKIPLLLWTGKKDTNINANQSTYLFMAMNRLRKEGEMLLFDDEEHTLTKKQNQVFLSNSILNWFDTYLK, encoded by the coding sequence ATGGAAAAAATAAGTAAAATAATATTCCTCATCCTGTTGGGATTTATTCTCTCGACCTACAACGTCTTTGGTCAAGAGATAAATAAGAAAAAATATACACATGATTTAGACAGTATATGGTCTACTAATACAACAATTCGTAATATAAGTGCTAACGGAAATTGGATTGAAACCTCTGAATCATTTTTAGGTAAGAATATCATTCGATTATTTCATCCTTCAACCTCAAATGTAATAGAAAGAGAAAATACAAAAAAGAGTTTATTTTCTAATAACGAACATTTTGCAATACTTTTAAGTGAAAACAAACTTGAAATAATCAATTTAAGAAATTCGAAAAGCGTTCTTGTGTTGAATAAACCAATTCGAAAAGTAGAATTTGACGCAACAAATCAACAGCTTGCCTATTTAACAACTGATGATGTTTTGATGTTATTCGATACCAAAACAGAAAATTACGTTACAAAGCATAATGTTTCCAGCTTTAGTTGGAGCCCTACTTCATCTACCTTGGCAATTCTTTCTAAGGATGGAAAAACAGTCAGTTTTTATACCTCAAAATTAGAGGCTATTGATCAGCTATCAAGTGACACAGGTACATACATTTTTAATGATCGATCTCCTCTAAATAATTGGAGTAAAAATGGACAGTATTTTTCATTTCTTGAAAAAGAAAATGAAAAGAGAAAAATAGTTCGTTATGCATTCCAAACAAAAAGGGTGAATTTGATCAATGTAGAAAATTGGTTGAAAATAAATCCTTCTTATCATTTTATGGATGAATCTATTCGTGTATTAGCGGATGGAAAGTATATTGAATTTCAACTAAATGAAAAAAGTACCGAAGATTCTTTAAAAGGAATTGAGAAGTGGTCTACCAACGATACGTGGGATTATCTTAAAGATAAAAGAATAAAAATACAGGATGCGTATAAACGATTAATTTGGTCTGTAGGTGAGCACAATACTGTTATGGAAATAAAAGGAAAACAATTTTCTCTTGATAATCATGTCCCTTTTGCTTTGACATTTGATAGAAAACAGTATGAACCACAATATAGATATTTTGAGATTGCAGATGTTTATTTAAATGATTATCAATCAAAAAAATCATATAAAATAATTGATAGTCTCTATACCAATCCTAATTTTATTTCTGTTTCACCAAATGGGGAGTACATTGCTTATTTTAAAATGAACCATTGGAATTTGTATGATGTAAAAAAGCAAACGTATAAGAAACTAACAACAGTTCTTTCTCAAGATTTTTATGATAGAACTAAAGCAGATACTGACAAACCACCTTTTGATCAGCCCTATTGGTCAGAGGATGGTAAATCTATTCTACTAACCTCAACCTATGATTTGTGGCAATTTAGTATAGATAAAAATGAAGTAAAGCAAATCACCTTTGGAGAACAAAAAGAAGAGTATAATCGTTTGGCATCTATTAATTTAACGAACTCATCAAATCGTAGTATTGACATGAATAAACCACTGATTATTAAACTCCATAAAGATGATCAGTCACATGGAATAGCGATTTTAAAAAAGGGAAAAGTGATACATTCTTTTAGTACGGATGCCGAAATCAATCAAATTTACAGTGATAGCAACAAAAATAAATTGTATTATAGAAAAGCAAAATACAATGAATCACCTTCAATTCATGAACTTTCCACTAATCATACAACGCGTCTTGTTTACCAAAGTAACTCTAAGATAAGTGAATACGACTTAGGTTTTTCTAAAAATATAAACTATACATCTATAAATGGAAACGTGATGAATGGGGCTCTTTTATACCCTTCTCAGTACGATTCAACCAAAACATATCCTATGGTTGTATACATCTACGAAAATATATCGAAAAAAGTAAATGATTTTGTTATTCCTACATTATACTCCAAAGATGGATTTAATATTCTTAATTACATTACAAAAGGGTACTTTGTTTTGTTACCTGATATAGAATATAAAATTGGTAACCCAGGTAGTTCTGCTTTGGTAAGTGTAGAAAATGCAGTAAAAAAAGCAGTTGAACTGTCGACAATTGATCAAAAAAGAATTGGTTTAATAGGACATTCATTTGGTGGATATGAAACAGCCTTTATTGCTACACAGTCAAAATTGTTTAGAACCGCTATTGCTGGGGCTGCTGTGACTGATTTAGTTAGTTTTTACCATGATATTAGTGTTTCATTTTCCACTAATCAATTGTGGAGATTAGAAAGTTTTCAGTTCCGTATGGGAGATAGTTTCTATAATTTAAAAGATCAATATTACAAAAACTCGCCTCTGTATCATGTCGAAAAACTAAAAATACCTTTATTACTTTGGACAGGAAAAAAAGACACCAATATTAATGCTAATCAAAGTACTTATTTATTTATGGCTATGAATCGATTAAGAAAAGAAGGAGAAATGTTATTGTTTGATGATGAAGAACATACTTTAACAAAAAAACAAAATCAAGTTTTTCTATCGAACTCAATTTTAAATTGGTTTGATACGTATTTAAAATAA